The DNA sequence GTAGCGGGTGCCCCGGTAGACGATGCCGTGCACCGGTGTCCCCTCGGCCAGCAGCATCGCCATCGCGTCGGTCAGCTGAATCTCGCCGCCGCTGCCCGGCTTGGTCCGCTTGATCGCCTCGAAGATGCTCGGTGGCAGCACGTAGCGGCCCAGCACCGCGAGGTTGCTCGGCGCATCCTCGGCCGACGGCTTCTCCACCAGCCCGGTCACCCGGACGATGTCGGCACCGTTCTGCACCGACTCGGCGGCCGGTTCGACCGACGCGATGCCGTACCGCTTGGTTTCGGCCGGCGGCACCTCCATGAAGGCCAGCACGATCCCGCCGGCTCGGGCCTGCAGGTCGATCATGGCCGGCAGCAGCGGGTCGTTCTCGTCGACGAACTCGTCGCCGAGCAGCACCGCGAACGGTTCGTTGCCGACGTGGCTCTGCGCGCAGCCCACCGCGTGGCCCAGTCCGAGCGGCTCGTGCTGGCGGCAGGTGTAGATCTCGGCCAGCTCGCTCGGCCGCCGGATCGCGGCCAGCCGCTCCTGGTCGCCCTTGTCGGCGAGCCGGCCTTCCAGGTAGGGCTGCCGGTCGAAGTGGTCGACCATGGAGGTCTTGCCCCGGCCGGTGATCAGCAGTACGTCGTTGATCCCGGCGGCGGTGGCCTCCTCGACGATGTACTGCAGGACCGGCCGGTCGACCAGTGGGAGAAGTTCCTTCGGCACGGCCTTGGTGGCCGGCAGGAACCGGGTGGCGAGCCCGGCGGCGGGGATGACCGCCTTCACCGCCCGCTGATCCGCGTTGGCGGTGGGGGTCGTTGCTGGGGTGGCTGCATGCTCCGACATGCCGCGAGACTATCGGCCACGGGTCTGTCGCGGCGGGTGTGGCCCGAAA is a window from the Solwaraspora sp. WMMD792 genome containing:
- a CDS encoding UTP--glucose-1-phosphate uridylyltransferase — its product is MSEHAATPATTPTANADQRAVKAVIPAAGLATRFLPATKAVPKELLPLVDRPVLQYIVEEATAAGINDVLLITGRGKTSMVDHFDRQPYLEGRLADKGDQERLAAIRRPSELAEIYTCRQHEPLGLGHAVGCAQSHVGNEPFAVLLGDEFVDENDPLLPAMIDLQARAGGIVLAFMEVPPAETKRYGIASVEPAAESVQNGADIVRVTGLVEKPSAEDAPSNLAVLGRYVLPPSIFEAIKRTKPGSGGEIQLTDAMAMLLAEGTPVHGIVYRGTRYDTGAPLGYLQAVVQIACQREGLGDEFRAWLKEFVADTPGVPST